A single window of Penaeus chinensis breed Huanghai No. 1 chromosome 9, ASM1920278v2, whole genome shotgun sequence DNA harbors:
- the LOC125028825 gene encoding transmembrane protein 201 homolog translates to MAYEMVLPVIAGASGVFAGCAVLYSKIRPRFPVRVNCWFCNKDTKVEFRHKEGWMCPSCEQYNGFTEDGDYNRDLPAQYCSSLNSPVGCQKAKKPQTQPSLALGNGFCQTCNLNQTLKVRALADYTPINPDNYDQEIEDYRKRLERVYALCRQCEATLHQTLGKQDSWLKPKLISWRLMLSSQNKAQIYATVKNSASQIPAYLLIFHLIGVFISLALFLCNLHHLQQDSGKRVVSLDFGMDLEVYLSTLYKFVSPLIIIGLTLVLIVIFCSGKESLLVSDAIASFIWVGLLALTSSKQLISKKDYNPLQVLLSGAAVIFTLWTTFVPRTSNSTKMQSKPPLNKSMMSNTSSAGLEDSQCTLNASLTDDLNNITPPSTSRPNDVTSTPIPQMNFQPKESVDLDSTMGSLKISTPAKNDCKIQPNTPFSPKALFSEKPGYNPRLNDTYCSQQAPMSPSRLSTKNITQSSWVAGGYWGHPVSPTREFSQHKAPILGMMQHGQTNLYPLSRSSSQSSGFVSHSSGLPSFNSQMPCSLPNSLHGSLCGDADHVSVLSEPAYKPWGYPGSMYASDTASQYSIARQRGQVKSDAQSLYSCASALSERSHGRGPPSPTASNTYLFQDALGNLSENSSNSSSTRNTTKVRKADTTVMDVQIRNGSRPKQQMLNYRNPWIAFFLGMSIAANCFLAILLFGRADVHSLIST, encoded by the exons ATGGCGTACGAAATGGTATTGCCGGTAATAGCAGGTGCCTCTGGGGTCTTCGCTGGCTGTGCCGTGTTGTACAGCAAAATAAG GCCAAGATTTCCAGTCCGTGTTAACTGCTGGTTTTGTAACAAAGATACGAAAGTTGAATTTAGGCATAAAGAAGGCTGGATGTGTCCTTCATGTGAGCAATACAATGGATTTACAGAG GATGGTGATTACAACCGTGACTTACCTGCTCAATACTGCAGTAGCCTCAACTCCCCAGTGGGTTGTCAGAAGGCTAAGAAACCTCAAACTCAGCCAAGTCTTGCATTAGGTAATGGCTTTTGTCAAACATGTAATCTGAACCAGACGTTAAAAGTTCGAGCATTAGCAGACTACACGCCAATTAATCCAGATAACTATGACCAGGAAATAGAGGATTATAG AAAGAGATTGGAGAGGGTATATGCTCTCTGCCGGCAGTGTGAAGCAACCTTGCATCAGACTTTGGGCAAGCAGGATTCATGGTTAAAGCCAAAGTTAATTTCCTGGAGACTGATGTTAAGTTCTCAAAATAAAGCCCAGATATATGCA ACTGTCAAGAACTCCGCAAGTCAAATCCCAGCATACCTCCTTATTTTTCACTTAATAGGTGTAtttatttctcttgctctctttttgtgTAACCTTCATCACTTGCAACAAGACTCGGGTAAAAGAGTTGTGTCCCTCGATTTTGGAATGGATCTGGAAGTGTACCTAAGCACTCTCTACAAGTTCGTATCGCCGCTCATCATCATTGGACTGACCTTAGTCCTTATAGTCATATTCTGCTCAGGAAAAGAGTCCCTCTTG GTCTCAGATGCTATAGCAAGTTTCATATGGGTTGGCTTGTTAGCTCTCACCTCTTCAAAGCAACTTATTTCAAAAAAGGATTATAATCCTCTTCAG GTCCTGCTCTCTGGTGCAGCTGTCATATTCACCCTGTGGACAACATTTGTCCCCAGAACAAGCAATTCAACAAAAATGCAGAGCAAGCCCCCCCTCAATAA GAGTATGATGAGCAACACATCTAGTGCTGGTTTAGAGGACTCCCAGTGCACTCTAAATGCTAGTCTGACTGATGACCTCAACAACATAACTCCTCCCAGCACTTCTCGTCCAAATGATGTTACTTCTACGCCCATTCCACAAATGAACTTCCAGCCAAAAGAATCTGTTGATCTAGATTCAACAATGGGGAGCCTCAAAATTAGTACCCCTGCAAAAAATGATTGCAAGATCCAGCCAAACACTCCATTCTCACCCAAAGCGCTGTTTTCCGAGAAGCCAGGATACAATCCAAGACTTAATGACACCTACTGCAGCCAGCAAGCTCCTATGAGTCCTTCACGACTTTCAACAAAAAATATCACACAGTCTTCATGGGTTGCTGGGGGATACTGGGGTCACCCAGTCAGTCCAACTCGTGAATTTTCCCAGCATAAAGCACCCATTTTAGGAATGATGCAGCATGGACAGACAAATTTGTATCCCTTGTCACGGTCCTCTAGTCAGAGTTCAGGGTTTGTGTCACACAGCAGTGGACTGCCATCTTTTAATTCTCAGATGCCATGTAGCCTACCTAATTCTCTTCATGGTTCATTGTGTGGAGATGCAGACCATGTGTCAGTTTTGTCAGAGCCTGCATATAAGCCATGGGGCTACCCAGGATCTATGTATGCCTCAGATACGGCATCACAGTACAGCATTGCACGACAAAGAGGTCAGGTAAAAAGTGATGCACAGTCTCTCTATAGTTGTGCATCTGCTTTGTCAGAGAGGTCTCATGGTAGAGGTCCTCCCTCACCCACTGCCAGTAATACTTACCTATTTCAGGATGCTCTTGGAAACCTTAGTGAAAATTCTAGTAATAGTAGTTCTACTAGAAACACAACAAAAGTCCGTAAGGCAGATACAACTGTCATGGATGTACAGATAAGAAATGGAAGTCGGCCAAAGCAACAAATGCTTAATTATCGTAACCCTTGGATAGCATTtttcctgggtatgagtatagcTGCCAATTGTTTCCTTGCTATTCTCCTCTTTGGGCGAGCAGATGTACATTCTCTAATTAGTACATAG